The Cyanobacteria bacterium GSL.Bin1 genome includes a region encoding these proteins:
- a CDS encoding DUF3459 domain-containing protein: MFKREAEWWRDSVIYQIYPLTFSDCNGDGIGDLQGIIQRLDYLNNGKADQENGLGIDAIWLSPINESPLFDNGYDVSDYYDICHTFGTLEDFQLLLKEAHQRGIKIILDLVINHTSNEHPWFLESRSSRYNPKSDWYLWHDPTPEGNVPNNWLSYFGGTGWTFDEKRQQYYYHAFNANQPDLNWHNPEVRAAIYNVIRYWLELGVDGFRLDASSAYSQDKYFRDNPVKFQTSGKKYDEQYHIYDKNLPENHEIIREIRSVIDEYDNRLLIGETFIDNRLYDSVIFYGVNNDELHLPLTFEFPLSPWYAGYLQREIEKKERLTPKENWPVYFLNNHDLPRHLSRWSECSLCFDTIAIAKASATILLTLRGTPILYYGEELGMVNHENIPIEQIRDQAAITCLDEECLPSRDGTRTPMQWDRSAQAGFSFGKDITPWLPVHENYKWVNVETELSEKDSILNFYRALLKVRKNSPALKKGSWRTLIDYPYEHLAYLRETEGETVLVAINFSYEKNFDIDHSIPKKNWEVLLSTTLTAGEVTALPKLLQPFEISIFRLVSESA; the protein is encoded by the coding sequence ATGTTTAAAAGAGAAGCCGAGTGGTGGCGAGACAGTGTAATTTATCAAATTTACCCCTTAACCTTTTCTGATTGCAATGGGGATGGCATTGGAGATTTACAAGGGATTATTCAGCGACTAGACTATCTCAATAATGGCAAGGCTGATCAAGAAAATGGGTTAGGAATTGATGCCATTTGGTTATCTCCGATTAATGAATCTCCCTTGTTTGATAATGGTTATGACGTGAGCGATTATTATGATATTTGTCATACATTTGGCACGCTAGAAGACTTTCAACTTCTCTTAAAAGAAGCCCATCAACGCGGGATTAAAATCATTTTAGATTTAGTGATTAATCATACCTCGAACGAGCATCCCTGGTTTTTAGAATCGCGATCAAGCCGTTACAATCCAAAAAGTGATTGGTATTTGTGGCATGATCCCACACCAGAAGGAAACGTTCCGAATAATTGGCTTTCTTATTTTGGTGGAACGGGTTGGACCTTTGATGAAAAAAGACAGCAATATTATTATCATGCGTTTAATGCCAATCAACCGGATTTGAATTGGCATAATCCGGAAGTAAGAGCAGCGATTTACAATGTTATTCGCTACTGGTTAGAGTTAGGAGTGGATGGTTTTCGTCTCGATGCTTCGAGTGCATATAGTCAAGATAAATATTTTCGGGATAATCCGGTTAAGTTTCAAACCAGTGGGAAAAAGTATGATGAGCAATATCATATTTACGATAAGAATTTACCGGAAAATCATGAGATTATTCGTGAGATTAGAAGCGTCATTGATGAATATGATAATCGACTACTGATTGGCGAAACTTTTATTGATAACCGTCTCTATGATTCTGTCATTTTCTACGGTGTCAATAATGATGAACTCCATCTCCCCTTAACTTTTGAATTTCCATTAAGTCCCTGGTATGCTGGTTATTTGCAACGCGAAATTGAAAAGAAAGAACGCTTAACACCAAAAGAGAATTGGCCCGTTTATTTCCTCAATAATCATGATTTGCCCAGACATCTGTCTCGCTGGTCGGAGTGTAGTTTATGTTTTGATACGATCGCGATCGCGAAAGCCTCAGCAACAATTTTATTAACCCTTCGGGGAACGCCAATTCTTTATTATGGAGAAGAATTAGGCATGGTTAATCATGAAAATATTCCCATTGAACAAATTCGCGATCAAGCTGCCATTACTTGTTTAGATGAAGAGTGTTTACCCTCGCGAGATGGCACACGCACCCCAATGCAATGGGATCGTTCAGCGCAAGCTGGATTTAGTTTTGGCAAGGATATTACCCCTTGGTTGCCGGTTCATGAGAACTATAAATGGGTGAATGTAGAAACAGAATTATCGGAAAAAGATTCAATTTTAAATTTTTACCGAGCACTCCTTAAAGTGCGTAAAAATAGTCCGGCTTTAAAAAAAGGAAGTTGGCGAACTCTGATTGATTATCCTTATGAACATCTCGCTTATTTACGAGAAACAGAAGGGGAAACTGTATTAGTGGCGATTAACTTTTCCTACGAAAAGAATTTTGATATTGATCATAGTATTCCGAAAAAAAATTGGGAAGTTTTACTTTCCACAACATTAACGGCGGGTGAGGTTACGGCGTTACCTAAATTATTACAGCCGTTTGAAATTTCTATTTTTCGTTTGGTTTCGGAATCTGCTTAG
- a CDS encoding transposase has protein sequence MLVLEYKIRAKQKQLSAIDEAIRTMQFVRNKCLRYWEDNPGTSKYDLNKLCRLLSHQFSWANKLNSQARQAAAETGAKVRTWAAINRFYKNCRHPIQGKKGYPKYQKNNRSVEYKNTGWKLDPNTKKHITFTDKNGIGRVKLVGSRDICFYSPDQIKRVRIVRRADGYYCQFCIDIEVKEDLQPTKRVVGLDLGLAHFFTDSNGEKVENPRFLKKGEQELKRFQRQVSRKEKGSSNRKKARKRLARKHLSISRQRVEHAKRVARCVCQSNDLIAYEDRRPSPNSIRAGKRRRIPRLQVRNLVKNHNLAKSISDVAWYQFRVWLEYFAFKFGKVTVAVPPHYTSQECSNCGRIVKKGLSTRTHTCQCGANLCRDENAAINILKKGLSTAGHVGTHAWGELASTLVESVLSEQADSVNQESHAL, from the coding sequence ATGTTGGTTTTAGAGTACAAAATTAGAGCCAAGCAGAAACAGTTGTCTGCCATAGATGAGGCGATCCGCACCATGCAATTTGTGCGGAACAAGTGCCTTCGCTATTGGGAAGACAACCCTGGCACTAGCAAGTACGATCTAAACAAACTGTGTCGTTTGCTTTCTCACCAGTTCAGTTGGGCGAATAAGCTCAACTCACAGGCAAGACAAGCAGCAGCCGAAACCGGAGCGAAGGTGAGGACGTGGGCAGCAATTAATCGATTCTACAAAAATTGTCGCCATCCTATTCAAGGGAAAAAGGGCTATCCCAAATATCAAAAGAACAACCGCTCAGTGGAATACAAAAATACAGGTTGGAAGTTAGACCCCAACACCAAAAAACACATCACTTTCACTGATAAGAATGGAATCGGTCGTGTGAAATTAGTCGGCAGTCGAGACATTTGCTTCTACTCACCTGATCAGATTAAGCGCGTCCGGATTGTTCGTAGAGCAGATGGATACTACTGCCAGTTCTGTATCGACATTGAAGTGAAAGAGGATTTGCAACCAACAAAGCGTGTAGTAGGACTTGATCTGGGGTTAGCCCACTTTTTTACGGATAGTAACGGGGAGAAAGTAGAAAACCCCCGATTCCTCAAAAAAGGAGAACAAGAGCTTAAGCGGTTCCAGCGACAAGTTTCCCGTAAGGAGAAAGGTTCATCTAATCGCAAAAAAGCCAGAAAGCGTTTGGCTAGAAAACACCTGAGCATAAGTAGGCAGCGTGTTGAACACGCCAAGAGAGTGGCGCGTTGCGTATGTCAGTCTAACGACTTGATTGCCTACGAAGACCGTCGACCCAGCCCGAATTCGATTCGGGCTGGAAAGCGACGGCGCATTCCGCGCTTGCAGGTGAGAAATCTAGTGAAAAACCACAATTTGGCAAAGTCGATTAGTGATGTTGCTTGGTATCAATTTCGCGTTTGGCTGGAGTATTTCGCTTTCAAGTTTGGCAAAGTAACCGTTGCCGTTCCCCCGCACTACACCTCCCAAGAATGTTCTAATTGTGGGCGGATCGTCAAAAAAGGTTTGTCCACACGAACGCATACTTGTCAGTGCGGAGCCAACCTTTGCCGAGATGAAAACGCAGCTATCAACATTCTCAAGAAAGGATTAAGTACGGCGGGGCACGTCGGAACTCACGCTTGGGGAGAGTTAGCCTCTACGCTGGTAGAATCCGTTCTGTCAGAGCAAGCCGACTCGGTGAACCAAGAATCCCACGCGCTTTAG
- a CDS encoding Dam family site-specific DNA-(adenine-N6)-methyltransferase, protein MIQKKAQPFLKWAGGKKQLLEQMELFFPEELLQGSIQRYIEPFVGGGAVFFRVANTYPVQQFFISDINPELILAYKTIQQGSETLINHLWNYQEKYLILTAEERKNFFYQVRTNYNQQRHQINFDHYNLDWVERTSQLIFLNRTCFNGLYRVNSKGEFNVPAGRYQKPRICDADNLRRIAQVLEKTDIQQGDFTQCQELVDQNSFVYFDPPYRPISQTSNFNAYSQQSFNDIEQLRLRDFFCFLDKIGAKLLLSNSDPKNENPADSFFESAYTNYRIEQVQAARNINSKGNKRGKINELLIMNYSDFQLYSK, encoded by the coding sequence ATGATTCAAAAAAAAGCGCAACCTTTTTTAAAGTGGGCGGGAGGCAAAAAACAACTCTTAGAACAAATGGAATTGTTTTTCCCCGAAGAATTATTACAGGGTTCAATTCAAAGATATATTGAACCCTTTGTAGGAGGGGGAGCTGTATTTTTTAGAGTTGCTAATACTTATCCTGTCCAGCAATTTTTTATTTCTGATATTAATCCTGAATTAATTCTTGCTTATAAAACAATTCAGCAAGGATCAGAAACTTTAATTAACCATTTATGGAATTACCAAGAAAAATATCTCATCTTAACAGCAGAAGAGCGAAAAAACTTCTTCTATCAAGTGCGGACTAATTACAATCAACAGCGTCATCAGATTAACTTCGATCATTACAATTTAGATTGGGTTGAAAGAACATCCCAACTTATTTTCCTCAATCGAACTTGTTTTAACGGATTGTATCGGGTTAATTCAAAAGGGGAATTTAATGTTCCTGCTGGTCGATATCAAAAGCCGAGAATTTGCGATGCAGATAATCTCAGACGTATTGCACAAGTTTTAGAAAAAACAGATATCCAGCAAGGAGATTTTACTCAATGTCAAGAATTGGTCGATCAAAACTCTTTCGTCTATTTTGATCCACCTTATCGACCGATCAGTCAAACATCTAATTTCAATGCTTATTCGCAACAGAGTTTTAATGATATAGAACAATTAAGACTCAGAGATTTCTTTTGTTTTCTCGATAAAATAGGTGCAAAATTATTATTAAGTAATTCTGACCCGAAAAATGAAAATCCAGCCGATAGTTTTTTTGAATCTGCTTATACCAACTACCGAATTGAGCAAGTGCAAGCAGCACGGAACATTAATAGTAAAGGGAATAAACGGGGGAAAATCAATGAATTATTAATTATGAATTATAGTGATTTTCAATTGTACTCTAAATAA
- a CDS encoding nucleotidyltransferase: MTIKLTKNELMEQLQALKPDLAERFAVSQIGIFGSVARNEVRPNSDIDIVVHMQPDLLKRARLKAELEQILGIEVDVIRYRTSMNPYLKAQIDRNVIYV; encoded by the coding sequence ATGACCATTAAGCTCACCAAAAATGAACTGATGGAACAGTTACAGGCTCTTAAACCTGATTTGGCTGAGCGGTTTGCGGTTAGCCAGATTGGTATTTTTGGCTCAGTTGCCCGAAACGAAGTCCGTCCCAATAGTGATATTGATATCGTTGTCCATATGCAGCCGGACCTGCTGAAACGAGCTAGGCTTAAAGCTGAACTCGAGCAAATATTGGGTATAGAGGTAGACGTTATTCGTTATCGAACTTCTATGAACCCCTACCTCAAAGCTCAAATTGATCGAAATGTCATCTATGTCTGA
- a CDS encoding TSUP family transporter yields the protein MFIFGFALAVLIGMSLGLIGSGGSILAVPTLIYVMGIEPKSAIAMSLIIVGCVSLIGMIPYWRQQKISFPTVALFTPTAMIGAFLGAQLVRLPFITATVQLVTFAVMMLSASFFMIRKRRSPTPVASSASNRLWLIPLEGFGVGVLTGFIGIGGGFLIIPALVLVSHLAMKEAVGSSLLMISLNSVAGFAGYIGQVKLDWSLLVGFTAFAIIGVMLGSYSSHYIEGEKLQKGFGYFLIAVAVFILIKR from the coding sequence ATGTTCATTTTTGGCTTTGCTTTAGCAGTCCTAATTGGGATGAGTTTAGGATTAATTGGCAGTGGCGGATCAATCTTGGCGGTTCCCACCTTAATTTACGTGATGGGAATTGAACCCAAAAGCGCGATCGCGATGAGTTTAATTATTGTCGGTTGCGTCAGTCTAATTGGCATGATTCCCTATTGGCGACAGCAAAAAATAAGTTTCCCAACGGTCGCGTTATTTACCCCAACAGCGATGATTGGGGCATTTTTGGGCGCACAACTGGTTCGGCTTCCTTTTATCACCGCTACGGTTCAACTGGTAACTTTTGCCGTGATGATGCTAAGCGCCAGTTTTTTCATGATTCGCAAACGGCGATCCCCAACTCCAGTTGCTTCTTCGGCAAGCAATCGCCTCTGGTTAATTCCCCTCGAAGGCTTTGGCGTAGGAGTGTTAACCGGCTTTATCGGCATTGGTGGCGGCTTTCTAATTATTCCCGCTTTAGTTTTAGTTAGTCATCTTGCAATGAAAGAAGCGGTGGGCAGTTCGTTATTAATGATTTCGCTAAATTCGGTTGCAGGATTTGCGGGCTATATAGGACAAGTGAAACTGGATTGGTCTCTCTTAGTGGGTTTTACTGCTTTTGCCATTATTGGAGTAATGCTAGGAAGTTACAGCAGCCATTATATTGAAGGAGAAAAACTACAAAAAGGCTTTGGCTATTTCTTAATTGCTGTTGCCGTATTTATCTTAATTAAACGGTAG
- a CDS encoding AAA family ATPase encodes MVQKIALFNHKGGVSKTTTTFNLGWMLAEKGKKVILVDADPQCNLTGITLGEYTEDDEERIAEIYNTHSNIKTGVAPAFESRPKAIEAVDCVPISNQEGLYLLPGHVGLAEYEVTLGIAQELSGSIQTLQNLPGAFSDLFEKTATKFNADYILIDMSPSLGAINQNLLMTSEFFLVPTTADFFSVMAIDSLAKVLPRWHQWAKTASSMQILKEAAYPFPDINLHFLGTIVQNYRIIRGKETTAFQTWIQKIEDAVAQELVPALEKNNMLLPQSSYTDLGISKSFTLTKISNFNSLIAIYALTPEQLNQRGNVLDQNQAKQEEFRQVFSELADKVIGLTENSLYAVST; translated from the coding sequence ATGGTTCAAAAAATCGCTCTATTTAATCACAAAGGAGGAGTCAGCAAAACAACAACCACTTTTAATTTAGGTTGGATGCTTGCTGAAAAAGGAAAAAAAGTTATCTTGGTTGATGCTGATCCCCAATGTAATTTGACGGGAATAACTTTAGGAGAATATACAGAGGATGACGAAGAAAGAATTGCAGAAATTTATAATACCCACTCAAATATTAAAACAGGAGTAGCACCTGCATTTGAGTCTAGACCAAAGGCAATTGAAGCAGTAGATTGTGTTCCTATTAGTAACCAAGAAGGCTTATACTTACTGCCAGGTCATGTCGGTTTAGCTGAATATGAAGTAACGCTTGGAATTGCTCAAGAACTCAGCGGTTCTATTCAGACGTTACAAAATTTACCTGGAGCATTTTCAGATTTATTTGAAAAAACAGCTACAAAATTTAATGCAGATTATATTTTAATTGATATGAGTCCTAGTCTTGGAGCAATTAATCAGAATTTGTTGATGACTAGTGAGTTTTTTCTCGTTCCAACAACTGCTGATTTTTTTTCAGTGATGGCAATTGATTCTCTAGCTAAGGTCTTGCCAAGATGGCATCAATGGGCAAAAACAGCGAGTTCGATGCAAATTTTAAAAGAAGCTGCTTATCCTTTCCCAGATATCAATTTACATTTCTTGGGAACAATTGTTCAAAATTATCGAATTATTCGAGGAAAAGAAACTACAGCTTTTCAAACATGGATTCAAAAAATTGAAGATGCTGTTGCTCAAGAGCTAGTCCCAGCTTTGGAAAAAAATAATATGTTACTCCCTCAATCAAGTTATACTGATTTAGGAATTAGTAAAAGTTTTACTTTAACTAAAATTTCTAACTTTAATAGTTTAATCGCTATATATGCATTAACCCCTGAACAGCTTAATCAAAGAGGTAACGTTCTCGATCAAAACCAAGCGAAGCAAGAAGAATTCAGACAAGTTTTTTCTGAGTTAGCTGATAAGGTTATTGGATTAACTGAAAATTCACTCTATGCAGTCAGCACTTGA
- a CDS encoding MBL fold metallo-hydrolase, with translation MLFRQLFDHESSTYTYLIADISTKEAVLVDPVLEQVERDIQLIQELGLTLSYCLETHIHADHITGTGKLREVTGCQGLVPKNAQANCADRFLEDKEVLTLGSIRIQTIATPGHTDSHYAYLVNQDRVLTGDALFIRGCGRTDFQSGDAGTLYDAVTERLFTLPDNTLVYPGHDYKGFTVSTIGEEKQYNPRFVGRTRDQFIEFMNNLNLPDPKKMMEAVPANQKCGQG, from the coding sequence ATGTTATTTCGTCAACTCTTTGATCACGAAAGTAGCACTTATACATATCTGATCGCTGATATCAGTACGAAAGAGGCGGTGTTAGTCGATCCCGTTTTGGAACAAGTGGAGAGAGATATCCAACTAATTCAAGAATTGGGGTTAACTTTAAGCTACTGTTTAGAAACCCATATCCATGCCGATCACATTACCGGAACCGGAAAGCTACGGGAAGTAACGGGATGTCAGGGATTAGTTCCCAAGAATGCCCAAGCGAACTGTGCGGATCGATTTCTCGAAGATAAGGAAGTCCTCACACTCGGATCAATCAGAATCCAAACCATTGCCACGCCAGGTCACACCGATAGCCATTATGCTTATCTCGTCAATCAAGATCGGGTGTTAACGGGAGATGCCCTCTTTATTCGCGGTTGTGGTCGCACCGATTTTCAAAGTGGTGATGCGGGGACACTTTATGATGCTGTCACTGAACGGTTATTTACCTTACCCGATAATACTTTGGTTTATCCCGGTCATGATTACAAAGGCTTTACTGTTTCTACCATTGGCGAAGAAAAACAATATAATCCGCGTTTTGTCGGACGGACGCGCGATCAGTTTATTGAGTTTATGAACAACCTCAACCTGCCTGATCCCAAAAAGATGATGGAAGCGGTACCGGCAAACCAGAAGTGTGGACAGGGCTGA
- a CDS encoding chlorophyll A-B binding protein: protein MTEQNQLKQPYDEFATKFQFGSNPSAELWNGRLAMIGFLSAIFVELFTGQGVLNFLGIL from the coding sequence ATGACTGAACAAAACCAACTCAAACAACCTTATGATGAGTTTGCTACTAAGTTCCAGTTTGGGTCCAACCCGAGTGCTGAACTTTGGAATGGTCGCCTTGCTATGATTGGTTTTCTATCTGCAATCTTTGTAGAACTGTTCACTGGACAAGGCGTACTTAACTTTCTGGGAATTCTCTAG
- a CDS encoding DUF2358 domain-containing protein has product MSLTQSDYQAKVESAIAQLSQDLPTLFQKDISYQIYSSDIFFKDPVNMFQSKFNYRIIFWTLRFHARLFFSEIYFDVHDIQQTASDVIKVWWTVRGKLRVPWQANIFFNGDSTYKLNADGLIYDHRDNWDRAPKEILKQFLPKK; this is encoded by the coding sequence ATGTCTTTAACGCAATCTGATTATCAAGCCAAAGTAGAAAGCGCGATCGCGCAACTTTCTCAAGACCTTCCCACCCTATTTCAAAAAGATATTTCTTATCAAATTTATAGCTCAGATATCTTTTTCAAAGACCCTGTGAATATGTTTCAGAGTAAATTTAACTATCGCATTATTTTCTGGACATTACGCTTTCACGCCCGCTTGTTTTTCAGCGAAATTTATTTTGATGTCCATGATATTCAACAAACCGCTAGTGATGTAATTAAGGTGTGGTGGACCGTGCGGGGGAAATTGCGCGTACCTTGGCAAGCCAATATCTTTTTTAACGGCGATTCTACCTACAAATTAAATGCAGACGGATTAATCTATGATCATCGAGATAACTGGGATCGCGCACCAAAGGAAATTCTGAAACAATTTTTACCCAAAAAATAG
- the apcB gene encoding allophycocyanin subunit beta, with protein MQDAVTTLIKNYDVTGRYLDRDAMDELQSYFASGMARVQAATLINGNAAAIVKEAGRQLFDEQPELIRPGGNAYTTRRYSACLRDMDYYLRYATYALVAGDTYVLDERVLQGLRETYNSLGVPIAPTVRGIEIMKEMVKQMAEDAGMVDTSFIDQPFDHMNRELSEKDI; from the coding sequence ATGCAAGATGCAGTCACAACTTTAATTAAAAATTATGATGTTACAGGTCGCTATTTAGACCGCGATGCAATGGATGAGCTTCAATCCTATTTTGCATCCGGTATGGCACGAGTGCAGGCAGCGACCCTTATTAATGGGAATGCGGCTGCGATTGTGAAGGAAGCAGGAAGACAACTCTTTGATGAGCAACCGGAGTTAATTCGTCCGGGAGGAAATGCTTATACAACCCGTCGTTATTCTGCTTGCTTACGGGATATGGATTATTATCTGCGCTACGCGACATATGCGCTAGTCGCGGGGGATACTTATGTATTAGATGAGCGCGTTTTACAAGGGTTACGAGAAACTTATAATTCGCTTGGTGTTCCCATTGCACCCACTGTCCGTGGCATTGAAATTATGAAAGAAATGGTGAAGCAGATGGCAGAAGATGCTGGCATGGTTGATACATCTTTTATTGATCAACCCTTTGATCACATGAATCGCGAATTAAGCGAAAAAGATATCTAA
- a CDS encoding isocitrate dehydrogenase, which translates to MPTQPSLPTIVVMHGDQTGEELLAQALRVLQPAVIREPLQFVDYDLSLENRRVSKNQVVWDAAEATCKTGLALKAATITPELAGDVGSPNAILREALGASVILRTGRRIPQIRPLGGVHAPITIVRMAVDDAYGAKEWRETTETGDEIAWRTSKISRSICRTVAEFTFSHAKHTGAKVFGGPKFTVSATYEGMFKEELDAAAQRYPEVAYQPLLIDATFALLLQSSGEALVIPALNRDGDLLSDMVLQMYGSIAGSESLVMGFDPESFQVKTVMAEAPHGTAPALYGKNVANPTAMILASAALLTYMGTPTADRASRSIYESVFEAIHEGKATPDLGGEMSTSEFTDEVIRKIKTKLEVWSTLESS; encoded by the coding sequence ATGCCAACTCAGCCATCTCTACCAACAATCGTCGTCATGCATGGCGATCAAACTGGTGAAGAACTTTTAGCGCAAGCTTTACGAGTTTTGCAACCTGCTGTCATTCGTGAACCCTTGCAATTTGTTGATTACGATCTGAGCCTAGAAAATCGTCGGGTGAGTAAAAACCAGGTCGTTTGGGACGCTGCAGAAGCCACTTGTAAAACAGGATTGGCTTTAAAGGCAGCAACTATTACGCCAGAACTTGCTGGAGATGTGGGCAGTCCCAACGCCATTCTGCGGGAAGCCCTGGGAGCTTCTGTTATTTTACGAACGGGGCGACGTATTCCCCAGATTCGTCCCCTAGGGGGAGTCCATGCTCCCATTACGATTGTTCGCATGGCTGTGGATGATGCCTACGGGGCTAAGGAATGGCGAGAAACAACTGAAACTGGTGATGAAATTGCTTGGCGCACCTCAAAGATTAGCCGATCAATTTGTCGAACGGTTGCCGAGTTCACATTTTCCCATGCCAAACATACAGGGGCAAAAGTTTTTGGTGGGCCGAAATTCACCGTAAGCGCTACCTATGAAGGCATGTTCAAAGAAGAACTTGATGCCGCTGCTCAGCGCTATCCTGAGGTAGCTTACCAACCCCTTTTAATTGATGCGACCTTTGCCCTGCTACTACAAAGTAGCGGAGAAGCCCTCGTCATTCCAGCATTGAATCGTGATGGGGACCTATTATCTGATATGGTGCTACAGATGTATGGGAGTATTGCCGGCTCAGAAAGTTTAGTGATGGGCTTTGACCCAGAGAGCTTCCAGGTGAAAACGGTCATGGCTGAAGCCCCCCATGGCACTGCTCCTGCACTCTACGGTAAAAATGTTGCTAACCCTACGGCGATGATTTTAGCCAGTGCCGCCCTATTAACCTACATGGGAACCCCCACCGCTGATCGCGCTTCCCGATCAATTTACGAGTCGGTGTTTGAAGCGATCCATGAAGGGAAGGCGACCCCTGATCTAGGAGGAGAAATGAGTACTTCTGAGTTTACTGATGAAGTGATTCGCAAGATCAAGACAAAGCTAGAGGTCTGGTCTACTCTGGAATCCAGCTAA
- the chrA gene encoding chromate efflux transporter, protein MSGVFSQRLLEIAQVFFKLGVIGFGGPAAHIAMMEEEVVARREWISRSRFLDLIGATNLIPGPNSTEIAIHLGYIYGGVFGLILAGVCFLIPAVVITGIFAWVYVAFGDLPQIAPLFYGIKPAVLAVILGALWKLGNKAIKSYQLLLIGLGVAVLLLFGINEVIALLIGGFIGMLLLRKVLPKETAEGLIAILSFGTILKAVAATTAKTVPPLWKLGLFFLKVGSILFGSGYVLIAFIEGELVNQNAWLTQQQLLDAIAIGQFTPGPVLSTSTFIGYVIAGIPGAIVATLGIFFPSFIFVLILNPIIPKLRSSKWTSAFLDAVNVSAVGLMAVVTLQIAYSLFLQPSDYIAILIFLVGAIALFRFQLSPLWLVLGGAILGLVFQSF, encoded by the coding sequence ATGAGTGGAGTTTTTTCACAACGATTATTAGAAATTGCCCAAGTTTTCTTTAAATTGGGTGTCATTGGTTTTGGGGGACCGGCTGCCCACATTGCCATGATGGAAGAAGAAGTAGTGGCGCGCCGAGAATGGATTTCGCGATCGCGCTTTCTCGATTTAATCGGTGCCACGAATCTCATTCCGGGTCCCAATTCCACGGAAATAGCAATTCATTTGGGCTATATTTATGGTGGCGTTTTCGGCTTAATTCTAGCTGGGGTTTGCTTTCTTATTCCCGCCGTTGTCATTACCGGAATCTTTGCTTGGGTTTATGTCGCGTTTGGGGATTTACCACAAATTGCTCCGCTTTTTTATGGGATTAAACCCGCTGTTTTAGCGGTAATTTTAGGAGCGTTATGGAAGTTAGGTAATAAAGCGATTAAAAGTTATCAATTATTACTGATTGGCTTAGGAGTTGCGGTTTTATTATTATTCGGAATTAATGAAGTGATTGCTTTATTAATTGGTGGTTTTATCGGGATGCTGTTACTTCGGAAAGTGTTGCCGAAAGAAACCGCAGAAGGACTAATTGCTATCTTAAGTTTTGGCACAATTTTGAAAGCCGTTGCTGCCACCACAGCAAAAACGGTTCCTCCTCTATGGAAACTGGGCTTATTTTTCTTAAAAGTGGGTTCGATTTTATTTGGCAGCGGTTATGTTTTAATTGCCTTTATCGAAGGGGAATTAGTCAATCAAAATGCTTGGTTAACCCAACAACAATTACTCGACGCGATCGCGATCGGACAATTTACACCCGGTCCGGTTTTATCCACGTCTACGTTTATTGGTTATGTCATTGCCGGTATTCCAGGGGCAATTGTTGCTACTTTGGGTATCTTTTTTCCCTCGTTTATCTTTGTTTTGATCCTCAATCCCATCATTCCAAAACTACGCAGTTCAAAATGGACGAGTGCCTTTTTAGATGCAGTGAATGTGAGTGCGGTGGGATTAATGGCAGTGGTAACATTACAAATCGCTTATAGCCTATTTCTACAGCCCTCAGACTATATCGCAATCTTAATTTTTCTGGTGGGCGCGATCGCGCTATTTCGCTTTCAATTGAGTCCGTTGTGGCTTGTTTTAGGGGGTGCCATTTTAGGACTTGTTTTCCAAAGTTTCTAA